A stretch of Malus sylvestris chromosome 11, drMalSylv7.2, whole genome shotgun sequence DNA encodes these proteins:
- the LOC126588887 gene encoding zinc finger protein ZAT12-like — translation MKRSREDETLDLVNCLMLLSREPDSSPIKHENTNKDRVFVCKTCNREFPSFQALGGHRASHKKPKLMPGGAADLLHLAQSPGSPVKPKTHECPICGLEFAIGQALGGHMRRHREVMQAAAVRTQASPPMPVLKKSNSSKRVSCLNLDLNLDLHLAPPGYHQYDLTKLQLIS, via the coding sequence ATGAAGAGAAGCAGGGAAGACGAGACCTTAGACTTGGTCAATTGCCTAATGCTTTTGTCCAGGGAACCCGATTCCTCCCCAATCAAACACGAGAACACGAACAAAGACCGAGTTTTCGTATGCAAGACGTGTAATCGGGAGTTTCCCTCGTTCCAGGCCCTCGGAGGCCATAGAGCGAGTCACAAGAAGCCGAAGCTGATGCCCGGTGGGGCTGCCGACCTTTTACATTTGGCACAGTCACCGGGGTCGCCGGTTAAGCCCAAGACGCACGAGTGCCCGATTTGCGGGCTTGAGTTTGCGATTGGGCAAGCGCTTGGGGGACACATGAGGAGACATAGGGAAGTCATGCAAGCTGCGGCTGTTCGGACTCAGGCGTCACCGCCGATGCCGGTTTTGAAGAAGTCGAATAGCAGCAAAAGGGTGTCGTGCTTGAATCTGGACTTGAATTTGGATCTACATTTGGCACCACCGGGTTATCACCAATATGATTTGACGAAGCTGCAGTTGATTTCTTAA
- the LOC126588889 gene encoding defensin-like protein 2 — MEHSMRLVSAAFVLVLLLVATDMGPMGVEARTESNKAVEGKICEYPSTLFKGLCFSSNNCKHTCRKEQFTRGHCSVFTRACVCTKKC, encoded by the exons ATGGAGCATTCAATGCGTCTTGTTTCAGCCGCCTTCGTTCTTGTCTTGCTTTTGGTTGCTACCG aTATGGGGCCAATGGGTGTTGAGGCAAGGACTGAGTCAAACAAGGCAGTTGAAGGGAAGATCTGCGAGTATCCGAGCACCCTGTTCAAAGGGTTGTGCTTTTCGTCTAACAACTGTAAACACACCTGCAGAAAGGAGCAATTCACTAGAGGCCATTGTAGTGTCTTCACCCGTGCTTGCGTGTGCACCAAAAAGtgctaa
- the LOC126588886 gene encoding methyl-CpG-binding domain-containing protein 7-like: MMVKGESSQSEPIPLLTMRPGEEGEEPRSSGSKRQLQLVTTSRSFRLPDGWLVEEKPRPPSSTNPRQTHSDKYYYEPGTGLKFRSLAAVQRYLTEGQIEQRTIRSKPRNECNMLLTPRTRRTSSSFVLPDGWEVEEKPRSNINYSGHIDRSYIETGTGKRFRSLLSVERYLTEANEDFPLKELMPANKSGLSPGSGVQKMNNLGEILSQKVISSSVKRNISGDYDRPSKPIPPAKVNWVLGGPGGNMWNAFMDDSKVPDFVKQKWSETFVSSVSGASVSVARF, encoded by the exons ATGATGGTGAAGGGGGAATCGTCACAGTCGGAGCCGATTCCGCTGCTAACAATGAGgccaggggaagaaggagaagaacccAGAAGCAGTGGCAGCAAAAGGCAATTGCAATTGGTCACCACCTCCCGGTCCTTCAGACTCCCCGATGGTTGGTTGGTTGAGGAAAAGCCCCGTCCCCCTAGCTCTACCAACCCGCGCCAAACCCATAGCGACAAG TATTACTATGAGCCTGGCACTGGACTGAAGTTTCGTTCGCTGGCAGCTGTTCAGAGATACCTAACAGAAGGGCAAATCGAACAACGTACCATAAGATCAAAACCACGCAATGAATGTAAT ATGCTGCTGACGCCACGCACCAGGAGGACCAGTTCATCCTTTGTACTACCTGATGGTTGGGAAGTTGAGGAGAAGCCACGAAGCAATATCAATTATTCTGGTCACATAGACAGG TCTTATATTGAGACAGGGACTGGAAAGCGGTTCCGTTCTTTATTATCTGTTGAGAGATACCTAACAGAAGCAAATGAAGATTTTCCCCTCAAGGAATTGATGCCTGCCAACAAGTCTGGT CTTTCGCCTGGCTCTGGCGTTCAAAAGATGAACAATTTGGGCGAGATCCTGTCCCAGAAAGTTATTTCTAGTtcagtgaagagaaatatttcGGGCGATTATGATAGACCCTCCAAGCCCATCCCACCGGCAAAGGTTAATTGGGTCCTCGGCGGTCCTGGGGGGAATATGTGGAACGCCTTCATGGACGACTCTAAGGTCCCGGATTTTGTAAAGCAAAAGTGGTCCGAGACTTTTGTATCATCCGTCTCTGGTGCAAGCGTTAGTGTAGCAAGGTTTTAA
- the LOC126588884 gene encoding protein ALP1-like — translation MGPVRGIRKRKKAEKKGEENASGSGSSEKEGPVDWWDEFSRRINGMQSPSKVLDKFESVFKLSRKTFEYICSLVSEDMMAKSAHFVFTNGKPLSLHDQVAVALRRLSSGESLVTIGDSFGVNHSTVSQVTWRFVEAMEERGLHHLQWPSTEAEMAEVKSKFQKIRGFPNCCGVVDTTHIMMCLPASDPTSNAWLDQEKNHSMVLQAIVDPDMRFRDIVTGWPGKMKDWSVFQSSNFYQLCARGERLNGKRLELSTGLDIREYILGDLGFSLLPYLVIPYEGKELPEPKAQFNKWHYATQKVAQRALARLKDRWRIIQGVMWRPDKHRLPRIILVCCLLHNIVIDMEGGVQDEMPQSHKHDSEYRQQICGTVDINGVHLREKLSLYLSGRRMPMPP, via the exons ATGGGTCCTGTGAGAGGGATTAGGAAGAGAAAGAAGGCTGAGAAGAAGGGTGAGGAGAATGCTTCTGGTTCTGGGTCATCAGAGAAGGAAGGTCCTGTGGATTGGTGGGATGAATTCTCCAGAAGAATTAATG GTATGCAGTCTCCATCAAAGGTTTTAGACAAGTTTGAATCTGTTTTTAAGCTATCCAGGAAAACCTTCGAGTACATCTGTTCACTTGTGAGTGAAGATATGATGGCAAAGTCGGCACATTTTGTGTTTACAAATGGTAAGCCCTTGTCTTTGCATGATCAAGTCGCTGTAGCCTTAAGAAGATTGAGCTCGGGTGAGTCACTAGTGACAATTGGCGATTCGTTTGGGGTGAACCACTCAACTGTGTCTCAAGTGACCTGGCGATTTGTCGAAGCCATGGAAGAAAGAGGACTTCACCACCTGCAATGGCCTTCCACTGAAGCAGAAATGGCAgaagttaaatccaaatttcAGAAAATACGAGGCTTTCCCAATTGTTGCGGAGTTGTTGATACCACTCACATCATGATGTGTTTGCCTGCTTCTGACCCCACAAGTAACGCGTGGCTCGATCAAGAGAAGAATCACAGCATGGTCTTGCAAGCCATTGTGGACCCTGACATGAGGTTTCGGGACATAGTTACAGGATGGCCAGGAAAAATGAAGGACTGGTCGGTGTTTCAGAGTTCGAATTTTTATCAGCTCTGTGCTAGAGGTGAGAGATTGAATGGGAAAAGGTTAGAGCTCTCCACAGGATTGGATATCCGGGAATACATACTCGGGGACTTGGGGTTTTCTTTATTGCCCTATCTTGTGATCCCCTATGAAGGGAAAGAACTCCCAGAGCCGAAAGCTCAGTTCAATAAGTGGCATTATGCTACGCAGAAGGTAGCGCAGAGAGCATTGGCGAGGTTGAAGGATAGGTGGAGGATCATTCAGGGAGTGATGTGGAGACCTGACAAACATAGATTGCCGAGGATCATTCTCGTTTGCTGCTTGCTTCACAACATTGTTATAGATATGGAAGGCGGGGTTCAAGACGAGATGCCTCAGTCTCACAAACATGACTCAGAATACCGCCAACAGATTTGTGGAACTGTTGACATAAACGGCGTTCATCTGAGAGAAAAGCTGTCTCTCTACCTGTCTGGAAGAAGGATGCCAATGCCACCttga